GTATCCAAATAGTGATTTACGATGCTGGCAACATAAATAAAAATAAGCAGAGTGACCGTTTGAGCCAATGGACAGATGATTCCGGCTTTACTAAATAGCAAAAAAGCACCCAATAACAAAATAACTATTAAAACAACCAAAGCAATGGCTGAGAACTGTGGTTTTAACAATTTAAACAGAAACCACAAACCAATAAGCAAAACAATTTCTATCAGTAAATAGAGCCAGAAATTAAGTTTTTTTAGATAATTCCCCGCTAAAACCATATCAATGAAATTTGCTTGAATTTCTACTCCCGGAGTCCAGTCCCCGCCATAAGGAGTTGGAAATTTATCATGCAATTCATCAATTGTGGCTCCCACTAAAACTATTTTATCTTTCAGGATTCCACTATTGACCACATCGTAAAATTCGTTTAATTCAGCTCCTTGGTAGCCAGGCATAAAAAAGGTGGAATCATCCAAAACACTGGCGTAAGATATGGTAGGAAAAGTTCCCGCGGGACCTCGAAAATTGATTAGTGATTTGTTTTTAGCGACGATGGGAATTTTTTTATCGGTTAAATTTAATGCCTTGTTATTAACCTTAATATAATCAGCCCAAGCGCTTTGATATACTCTTGAGTTTGCTACGGAGGCAACACCAATGCTGTAAATATTTTTCTGGTCGAACTTTTCAAATAGGGTATATTTGCGAATGAAACCATCCGGGTCAGCAGACATATTTACAATTCCCCAAGGCAACTTAAAATCAATAATAGCTTCAATAGGAGGAATCATTTGAGTTGGTTCCCCGGGATGTTGGGCAGGCAAAATCTTTCCGGCAAAAATTACATTTTTATATTTATCGGCTGTTTCAGCCAACCTATAATCAGTTTCCGGCAAAGAATTTTCTGTAAATTCCACATCAAAAACAATTTGTTTTACTCCTGCCTTATTTAGGTTCTCAATCAATTTGGAATGATATGCTCTTGGGAATGGCCAGGTCTCGTTTAAAGCGCTGAAACTGGCATCATCAATGGCGACGATTACAATGTCTTCCGCTACGGGTATTTTCCCTCTCATTTTAAAAAGCAAATCTTGTGCTTTGCTTTCCAAATTGTTAAAAAAAGGAAAAGCAAAGATGATTTTTACCAATATCAGGATAATGGCAAGGTAAATCAAAACTTTTTTAATTTGCATATAGTCCTCGAAACTTAACCTTGAATAATGTAATTACCAATAAAAGGGCTGGCAAATTCCAAATGGGCAAAGCATTTGCTGAAGCGAAATTCGCCAGCTCATATAATAAAAAGTGGTTATGGTATCTTCTTCCCTAAAGGGGGCATACTTCGTTGCGCAGCATAAAAAATGCTTGGCCAACGCAGTAATAATAGTTTAAACATTGTTTTTTTATTAGAACCGCTGAGTTAGCAGAACTCTCCAAATAAAATTATTATAGTCGGAGCCGGAACCGGGCATATTAATGTAGGTGGCTAATCCGATACTGGTATTAATGCTAAACGATTGAGTTGGATATGCTTCCACTCCTAAAGTATAATTTGCATAATTAGTATATTTAAGAGCTCCCCCTGTTGAAGCTGTCCGAAAATTAAAATAAGGTATAATTCTTTCTTCCAGTAAACTGTAATTTGCTCCTAACATAATATTGCTGTATTTGTTCTTTCTGTCGGTAGCAACAAGAAGATTTTTGTTAGTGGCAAATGACAATGCATATTGCAGAGTTAGAGGTATCATATCAAAACGATTCAACATTGTTAAACTTAAACCGTTGTTTTCGTTATCGGTTATATCTTCACTGGCCTGTTTACTGTTATCGGCACCTATTTTATAACTGATATCAAATTGAGTGGGGACATAGGGAATTTGAGTAATGTTATAACCGATTCCGAAGATTATGCTATGGGACTTATTTTCCCTTTTCTGAAAATCAGATTCAATTTCCTCATTCTCTTCATTTTCGCTTAAGTTATTATAATAGGCAATCTTTAAATATGGAATTTTCTGCAGACGAAGAATGGATTGTAGATACCAAGAATTGGTAGTGTTGGTTTCGCTTTTGTGCTCCAATAAGTTATCTTCAATTATGTTCAATCCTGCGCTCATAATGAAAAAGCGAGAGATATTGAAATTATCCGTAACAGAAATAACTCTGCTATCCTGCATTTGATAATTTGCTCCAAAAGATGTAAAAGCGGATCCTGTTTCAGCATATTGAATGTTTAACAGATTATTCCAAATGATGGTTCTAAAATATGCCAGCCAAGCAATATTAGCACGGCTCGGAATTAAAGGAATCATATTCTTATTGATCACGAATAAATCACTAAAATCTTGTGGATTAACAGGGATGTCTTGATCTAAATACTCTTCCAACTCTTCTTGCGAAATTGCACCCGGAATAATATTAGAATTCAGTAATGAGGCAGCAACTTCGGCTCCGAGAATTATATTTTGTTCAGGGATGCTTAAACGAGTGTCCATTGCCAAAACAGCATTTTCTTGGGCTTTAGTGGAATAAACGGTAGTGCCGTTTCCTTCAGCATCGGTTGTTTCATATTTATAATAAGTGCTATCCAGAGAACTTATTTCGTCTTTATGATGGGTAAGATTGAATCCAACTATGAAGGAATTTTCTTTTCCAAATTGAATGCGAGTTCCCGATGCTTCTTGTTTAAAGGTTCCAGATTTCTGAATTCCATCTACATCAATATCAACATCTCTTTCATTGGTGGTTTTACGAACTGTCTCTCCTTGCGTAAAAGATAACGATACTGATTTTGTGTATAGCCGGGAATATATGCCTCTAATATTTTGCCCGTGAAAAGTTAATTGACTATAAGCAGGGGCATAATCACCTGCAAAGAAATCCAAATGGGGGATATTTAGTCCGATGGTATAACGATTAACAGATTGACTGTTATGATGTTCAAGGGAAGAAAGATAGAGGTCTGTTTGCAGAGCAATCTTTCCATAATTGGCATACAAATCTGCCCAGCTGGAAGCATTGCTTTTTGTTAAGCCGATGGCATCTGCATCAGAATAATCATAATAGTTGGAAGCAAAGTTCAAATCGCCTTCATAGTTAATCCTTTGGGCAAATTTATTAACTGGCAATATTTCCGTTGACCAAATCTCGGAATGAATCTGCTGTTTACCTTTTTGGGCGCGCACTAAACTTTTGATCGTTCCGGCAGAAGGTTTATTGTCTTTATATATGATAAGAGGTGAACTTATATTAGATTGAGATGTAACATTTTTACCATCTACCCAGACCTCAATGGTCTCAGGATCAATTTCGTCAGCTATGGCAAAAAAAGATACAACCAGCATAAAACCATCTTCTGCGGAGGTTATGGGCTCATTGGTAAGGAGAACAAAACCGGGATCTGCATCTCCAAAAGCAATATCTGGTTCTAAAGTATAATTGGGAACGGTCTCATTTTGGGGCGGAAAATATTCGTTGGTTCCTTGTTTCAGTTCTACCACGAAATAATATTCAATTGTCCTGGTAGTTAAATATTTAGCAGGTAAAGTGGCGGTAAAATAGACAGAGCCGGGACCATCCTGTTTCATATTTTCGCTAAACCAGTGTTCTTCTTTATCTATTCTATACATCACTTTGATATTGTCTATATCGCCTAAACCCTGTTGGATTTCCACTTTTAAATCATTCTTTTGGTTGAAAGTATATGTCTGCGGACTGATGTGGAGTAAAGAAACGGCAAAAAACTGTGCACTCAGCAACAGTAAAATTATCAGTAGTAGTTGTTGTTTCATAATTATATCCTCTACCAGGTAATTTCTATGTATTTTGTTTGTCCATCGGGTCCAACAACGGGTATGCTCATTTTTTTATTTTCTTGTTCTTGTTTGGAGGCAATCTCTGCTTGTTCGATTTTCAGAATGTCATCTTTTGTGCTGGGATTAATTTCATAGCTGCCATCTGCTTGAATAATTGCCGTGTTTCCTGCTTTAACTGATTGTGTTTCTTTTTGTTCTAATATTGTCAGCGCTAATTCTCCTTCAGTGACAATGAAAGTGGATTGTCCATTTTCATCAAATTCTGTTAAAAAAGCGGTTCCTTTTACTGAAGCAACCGTAGTTGGCGTTTCTACGGAAAAAGGACCTGTATTGGATTTTATTTGAGTATAGATACTGCCTTTATCCAGTTCCACTTTTTTAGCGAGTTTTTTATTTTGCGTGGAGGCAATAACTCTAACGACGGAATTGGCAAAGACCTTTACAGTTGAGGAGCCATCTATATATTTATATGCGGCAAATGACTCTCCGCCGGTTTTGATTTCATCTTTGTTTAGTAAAAAGTCACCGGTCTTATGAGGAACTACTTTTGTCGCTCTGCGTAAGTCAACTTTACCTTTAGAGGCAGAAATCAAAGCTACGGAATCTTCTGCGGCAAACAAACTTGCAGCTAAAACGACTGTTAATGCAATTAGTAATAATCTTTTCATTTTATGCCTCCTTCATTAATTCTTCAGCTCAACTGAGATGTCTTGACCTTGCAAAGCATCAATTAAATTTATGGCTTCCAATCCACTATAGGTTCTACCGTTGATGATGACGACTCCTACAGGAATATAACCACTTAATTGAAGATTCTGCAAAGTATTATTTTGCAGCATATTAAGATGTGCCTGAAATTCTGAAACAGCGTTATTGGCTTCCTGCTCGGAAACATATTGAAAAATAAACCATTCGCTAAATAATTCATTGCTATCGCCATTTCTCATTATGGGATTATATTCGTTTACCATAGAGGTTGATACTCTCCAAGCATAATAATTTCCATCAGCAAAAGGTAAGAAATCGGAAAATCCGCTGCTTTCATTTTTCCCTACGGGTGTTTCATAAAAGACAGTTCCCGTTCTTTCCACATTATTTATGGTAGGCCTATTTTCTGGAGAATATTCACGAATGACAAGTTTATACTCATTAAATCCAGTTAACTGAGAATTCCATAAAAAAGTTATGGGCAATCCACTTACTTTAACGGGAATTTGTCCGATAGGAATTCCGGGAGAAAGCAAAGTAATATTGCCAGCATTTTGAATGATTATTTTAAATTCTGCCGAAGGTGAATTATCTTCTCCTTCCCAAGACGCATAATCAAATTCGCGCACCCATACTTTAAATCTAAACTCTCCATCAGGAAAATGACCAGCAAGGATAGCTGATTTTAAAGTAGAGCTGGCATTTAAAATATCATCTAAGGATAAGCCGGAACTACCACCTTTGAATTCAAAATTAGGATTTGGTTCAGTAGTTATCAAATCCCGATTTGTCAGACGACAGGAACCTAAAGTATAGTTTTCTTTACTGCAGAAAACTGTTTGAGCTAACAGTAAATTATTCCAGTAGATGGCAACTTTCAGGTCTATGCGAGTAGGAGTTGGATTCGGATTATGAATGGATAGAGTAGTTATAATGGGTTGACTTCCCGGATCCATAGGATCAAAACTCGTTGTGTTAAAACTATTTACTTTAATCATACTGGGCATAAAATTAACTTGCAGATTTGCTTGTGCTGCACAAATAAACGGCAGCAACAAAATGATACCTGAGATAAATAGCAGGCGTTTCATTTTTACCTCCTTTCATTGATGGTAATGTTGATTATTTTTTTTAATAAATCCGGAAAAGACATTCCTGCAGCTTTAGCGGACATAGGAGTTAAAGAAAGAGATGTCATACCGGGCAAAGTATTCACTTCTAAAAAATAGGGTTTAACATCATCGTAACGAAAATCAATTCTGGCATAACCGCTTAAGCCAAATGCTTTCCATAACCTTAATGCATAAAGTTGTAATAGTTTAGCAACCGTTTCTTCCAGATCGGCAGGGGCTTCATAGATTGTTTTTCCGTGTGTGTATTTATTTGTGTAATCATACCAACCCTCAAGGGGCTTTATTTCTACCACGGGATAAGCTTCTGAATCAATTATGGTAACTGTTAACTCTCTGCCGGGTATATATTCTTCTAAAAGAACACTATGAGAATATTGCCTTGCTTTTTGCACGGCAGGTTTCAAATCTTCCAAATTTTCCACTCTGCTAATGCCTACGGAAGAACCAGAATCGTTTGGCTTAACTATTATTGGCAGACCCAATTGATTGGAAAATCCAGAATAATCTTCCGTATCTTGATAGTCCTCCAAAAGGTCTTCTCGCATCATTATATATTTAGGAACAGGAATTCCTTCGCCGATGGCGATCAATTTGGAAATATATTTATCCATACTTAAACAGCTTGCTTTGAAGTTTGAGCCAGTATGTTTTATTCCCGCAAGAGACAATGTTGCCTGTAAAACACCATTTTCTCCGCTTCCTCCATGTAAACCGTTAAAAACCAGAAGTGGCTGTTCTTTTTGTAACGCAGCTAAAAAATCAGATAAATAAGGATAGTCAGCAGGGTCCATTTCGGTAACTAAATAGCCCATAGCTTTCAAAGCTGCAGTTATTTCAGAACCGCTTACCAAGGAGACCTCTCGTTCAGGGGAAGTCCCTCCTTTCAAAACAACAATTTTTTCCATATAAATTTCCTTTTTCTTAAGCTGCCTGGCTCATACTTATATAATAACTATTATCCGACCGGAAAACGAAGATATTTTTTTCTCTTTGCATAATATTTAGGAGCAAATCCGGAAAAAGACCTTCAATTCTAAGTCCAAAGCAGCTTTAAACCTGGCTATATCAGGTTTATTAGCTCCGCAGAAATCAAGTTCCTGCAGATTTTCGTTCTTTAAATATTCGATTAATTTTAGCGTATGTAAGCAGCTTGCTCCATTTTTTAATGCTTCTTTTTCAGTAGTCCGAAAGATCGTATAAGCTTTCTGGCTGTCTTTTAGCAAAATATTGCTGCTGATGATGTTTTTATCCTTCAGCAGATTCATTTGATATGCGATTCCTGCAGAATGAAGAATACTGATGAATGAGCTCAGATCTTGAAAATTGATCCCTGATTCCCATTTTTTCTGATTATGAGTATGCTTTAGTAACTCTATAAATGTGTCTATTGCCAAACCTTCTTCAAAGTTATACATTTGCTTTTCAGCTAAGGATATTTTTCTGCGTTCATCCGGCAGAGGCACTATATTATGTTTGAAGTTATGCACAAAAGTGTAATAAGGCATTGCCGAAAATTGTTGCCAAATAAATCCACGCACATCCAAAGTATCGGGTGATAACATCAGTTTTATGCGTTTGAAGTTTAGTTTCAAATATTTAGCCATTGCTTGCGTTATTTCTAACGCTTCCAGTAATTTTCGCGCTGCCGGCGCATTTTTTTCCAGCCACAGATTTAGTCCTTGATAATATGACAAAAGTGGATGCTTGAAAATACGCAGACCAAATACATTTTTTCCATACAGAGGTAGCACGGCAACTGGACTTTCTCCTTTATAGCAAACCAAATGATAAGGGTTATAACCATTTAAATCAGCCACGGTTTGCATAAAAATAGGTTTGCTCCAAACATTTAAAGGATGTTTGGATATCTCTGCTGGCTTGGTTAATTCAAGTTCAATCATTATACATAAGCATTGATAGTATTCAACAGTTCTTTAAGTTCAAAGGGCTTTACAATATAATCTGAAGCGCCGTCTATAATAGATTGATAAGCATTATCTACAGTAGGGTAACCTGTCATTATCAAACAAAATAGATTAGGGTCCTTTTCCAGAAGGATTTTCATAAGTTCTAATCCATTCATATCGGGCATCATATAATCTATTAAAGCCAGATGATATTTGCCCGGTTCAAATTTTTCCAAAGCATAATAGGCATCTTCAGCTAAATCTACTTCAAATCCATGTGTATATAAAAAATCGCCAATAACTTCTCGCAGCAATCTGTCATCATCAACCAAAAGAATTCTTGGTTTCATAAAAACTCCAATCGTATCGAATATTATCTTATGATTTCATAATAATCCATTAGGTAAAATCGTCAATATAAAAATTCTGAAGCGAGTGCCAAATATGGAACCATATACCATAAATGATAGATGCCAATTGGCCTATTTATAAATAAATTAGCAGTAAATAAAAGTTGAGAGCTGAAATGAAAAGATAAATTAAGGTTACCACACAGTTTTGGTTAGTCAGATAATTTTCCAGCTGTTCATTGTTTTATGGCTTTTTTTGTTTCACACAGCATATTTAGTCACTCTGGCACATAACTCTTTTAAATTTCCCAATATCCTATTTAAAGCTATGCTATTTTATTTTCTTACTTTTGTAGTTGACATAATTGAGCATTTATTTTTGATGGAATTCAGAAAAATAATACGAGGTGAGTATGAAAGGAAAAGTTAAATGGTTTAACAAGAATAAAGGTTATGGCTTTATTATTACAGAAGATAACAAAGAATACTTTGTCCATTGGAAATCTATCGTCACTAATTCTCCCCGGGAACTGAAAGTTTTAGAGCAGGATGAATTGGTTACTTTTGACCTAATGGAAACGGACAAAGGAATTCAGGCAATCAATATTATCAGGGTTAATCCCTGAACGATTACTGCCTAACTTTTTTCAGGGGTAATAACAAATAATATGTTCTTACCCCTTTTTTAACGATGTCATTTCTTCCTATAAATCAATCCGATCTTAAACAAAGAGGTTGGGATGCCGTTGATATCATTATAATCAGCGGAGATGCCTATATAGATCATCCCAGTTTTGCCGCAGCAATTATTGGACGCATTTTAGAGTTTTCCGGTTTTAAAGTTGGCATTATTGCTCAACCCGACTGGAACAAAGATTCAGATTTTACCGTTTTAGGAAAACCGCGTTTATTTTTTGGTATTACTGCAGGCAATATGGATTCTATGATAAATCACTATACAGCCCAAAAAAAAATTCGCAATAATGATGCTTACAGCCCCAATGGCGAGATGGGAAAAAGACCCAATCGTGCCACCATCATTTATACCAATATTTTAAAGCGTCTGTATAAAGATGTTCCAATTGTAATTGGAGGTATAGAATCATCTTTACGCAGAATTGCTCATTACGATTTTTGGCAAGATAAAGTTCGCAACAGTATTCTGGCAGATAGTAAAGCAGATTTTTT
Above is a window of Candidatus Cloacimonas sp. DNA encoding:
- a CDS encoding FecR family protein produces the protein MKRLLLIALTVVLAASLFAAEDSVALISASKGKVDLRRATKVVPHKTGDFLLNKDEIKTGGESFAAYKYIDGSSTVKVFANSVVRVIASTQNKKLAKKVELDKGSIYTQIKSNTGPFSVETPTTVASVKGTAFLTEFDENGQSTFIVTEGELALTILEQKETQSVKAGNTAIIQADGSYEINPSTKDDILKIEQAEIASKQEQENKKMSIPVVGPDGQTKYIEITW
- a CDS encoding D-alanine--D-alanine ligase, which encodes MEKIVVLKGGTSPEREVSLVSGSEITAALKAMGYLVTEMDPADYPYLSDFLAALQKEQPLLVFNGLHGGSGENGVLQATLSLAGIKHTGSNFKASCLSMDKYISKLIAIGEGIPVPKYIMMREDLLEDYQDTEDYSGFSNQLGLPIIVKPNDSGSSVGISRVENLEDLKPAVQKARQYSHSVLLEEYIPGRELTVTIIDSEAYPVVEIKPLEGWYDYTNKYTHGKTIYEAPADLEETVAKLLQLYALRLWKAFGLSGYARIDFRYDDVKPYFLEVNTLPGMTSLSLTPMSAKAAGMSFPDLLKKIINITINERR
- a CDS encoding adenylate/guanylate cyclase domain-containing protein, translating into MQIKKVLIYLAIILILVKIIFAFPFFNNLESKAQDLLFKMRGKIPVAEDIVIVAIDDASFSALNETWPFPRAYHSKLIENLNKAGVKQIVFDVEFTENSLPETDYRLAETADKYKNVIFAGKILPAQHPGEPTQMIPPIEAIIDFKLPWGIVNMSADPDGFIRKYTLFEKFDQKNIYSIGVASVANSRVYQSAWADYIKVNNKALNLTDKKIPIVAKNKSLINFRGPAGTFPTISYASVLDDSTFFMPGYQGAELNEFYDVVNSGILKDKIVLVGATIDELHDKFPTPYGGDWTPGVEIQANFIDMVLAGNYLKKLNFWLYLLIEIVLLIGLWFLFKLLKPQFSAIALVVLIVILLLGAFLLFSKAGIICPLAQTVTLLIFIYVASIVNHYLDTVKEKRFIRNAFQQYLAPELVNQLLTNPKNLKYGGSLQEITVLFSDIRNFTPYSENHSPEETVNILHEYLTEMVNVIIQNHGILDKFVGDEIMALYGTPVPLPNHSLDACKTALQMKECLSHLQEKWKNEGRDIFEIGIGINTGKCVVGNLGSEQIFDYTAIGDTVNLGARLEGLNKEYETHTQIIISEYTYDKVKDWVNVNYI
- a CDS encoding response regulator, which gives rise to MKPRILLVDDDRLLREVIGDFLYTHGFEVDLAEDAYYALEKFEPGKYHLALIDYMMPDMNGLELMKILLEKDPNLFCLIMTGYPTVDNAYQSIIDGASDYIVKPFELKELLNTINAYV
- a CDS encoding cold shock domain-containing protein, with translation MKGKVKWFNKNKGYGFIITEDNKEYFVHWKSIVTNSPRELKVLEQDELVTFDLMETDKGIQAINIIRVNP